A stretch of Leptospira andrefontaineae DNA encodes these proteins:
- a CDS encoding MinD/ParA family protein, which translates to MDQATQLRKLTEGNTSLKLVSSTKPMTKIIAIASGKGGVGKSTISVNLAISMAKAGQKVLVFDGDLGLANVNVILGIIPKYNLYHVVKGHKSLKDIIIQAPEGVDIIAGASGYSQLANLNDTQRNNLIKGFADLDSYDYMIIDTGAGISSNVIGLTLPADDVIVVTTPEPTAITDSYGLIKAIVSQSRDKNLKMVVNRVRSAIEGKKVADRVIDISGQFLEVRVENLGFIFQDDEVEKSIREQKPYIIHSPKSKAAACLNRITYSLLNQEMDNLDDSGITGFFRKFFNFVDVREKQQSEEE; encoded by the coding sequence ATGGACCAAGCGACTCAGTTGCGGAAACTTACCGAGGGTAATACGAGTTTGAAACTCGTGTCTTCAACCAAACCTATGACTAAGATTATAGCGATCGCTTCCGGAAAGGGTGGGGTCGGTAAAAGTACTATCTCCGTAAACCTTGCCATCTCTATGGCTAAGGCAGGACAGAAGGTCCTAGTATTTGATGGAGATCTAGGACTAGCTAACGTGAATGTGATCTTAGGGATCATCCCTAAATACAATTTATATCACGTAGTCAAGGGACATAAAAGTTTAAAGGATATTATCATCCAAGCTCCGGAAGGAGTGGATATCATCGCAGGCGCTAGCGGTTATTCTCAACTTGCTAACCTAAACGATACCCAAAGAAATAATTTGATCAAAGGATTTGCTGATCTGGATTCCTATGATTATATGATCATAGACACCGGAGCAGGGATCAGTTCGAATGTGATCGGACTCACACTTCCTGCGGACGATGTGATCGTAGTTACTACACCAGAACCTACTGCAATCACTGACTCTTATGGACTCATCAAAGCGATCGTTTCCCAAAGTAGAGATAAAAATCTTAAGATGGTCGTAAACCGTGTACGTTCCGCTATCGAAGGGAAGAAGGTTGCTGACCGTGTGATCGATATCTCAGGTCAGTTCTTAGAAGTAAGGGTCGAAAATTTAGGATTCATCTTCCAAGACGACGAGGTGGAAAAAAGTATCCGGGAACAAAAACCGTATATCATCCATTCACCTAAGAGCAAGGCAGCAGCTTGTTTGAATCGGATCACATATTCTCTACTCAACCAAGAAATGGATAATTTAGACGATTCCGGAATCACCGGATTCTTCCGTAAGTTTTTCAATTTCGTAGACGTTAGGGAAAAACAACAGAGCGAGGAAGAGTGA
- the flhF gene encoding flagellar biosynthesis protein FlhF — protein MDFAKIRGKDLQDCLMQMKMKYGPEAHVIEHRILTEGGVFGTGLMARKVVEIQVGIPEKASSREKVEKKLQDLKELLKQKSTLGSEKRRSLEELPSWEERTSRPNRTSSLPKELIEVTSEAIESEENLGLSFSKEFEPKFARPVRKEQDSNILKMRDKLVKEGMSEAYAEEIISQVEQRLSPLDRSRTVAVQEKIVEVLSERVQVEPDIFKGTRRGQRKVIFFVGPTGSGKTTSIAKLAAKYHLHMGKSVSLYTTDNYRIAAIEQLKRYADTMEMPFYAVKDLKRFQETLARDGSELILIDTAGYSHRNVDQLSKMYGYLSAFGERDNVENILVLSATSSYHHTHSVMKAYEPLGFRRILLTKLDEAEFLGGFLELADTLNKGFTHLSVGQEVPFDMIPAEKHQLAECAVNPEKIIEIRGEVFSA, from the coding sequence ATGGATTTCGCAAAGATTAGGGGCAAGGATCTACAGGACTGCCTAATGCAAATGAAGATGAAATACGGCCCAGAAGCCCATGTCATCGAACATAGAATTTTAACCGAAGGTGGCGTTTTCGGAACAGGACTTATGGCCCGCAAGGTCGTGGAGATCCAAGTTGGTATCCCTGAAAAGGCAAGTTCCAGAGAGAAGGTGGAGAAAAAACTCCAAGATCTAAAAGAACTTCTCAAACAAAAGTCCACTCTTGGCTCTGAGAAAAGAAGGAGTCTGGAAGAATTGCCTAGCTGGGAAGAAAGAACTTCTCGCCCAAATAGAACTTCTTCTTTGCCAAAAGAACTGATAGAAGTCACTTCCGAAGCGATTGAGTCTGAAGAAAATCTAGGACTTTCTTTTTCGAAAGAATTCGAGCCTAAGTTTGCAAGGCCTGTTCGTAAGGAACAGGATTCCAATATCCTTAAAATGAGGGATAAACTTGTAAAAGAAGGAATGAGCGAGGCTTATGCGGAAGAAATTATTTCCCAGGTAGAGCAGAGACTTTCTCCTCTCGATCGTTCTCGCACTGTTGCAGTTCAGGAAAAAATTGTAGAAGTTCTTTCTGAAAGGGTGCAGGTGGAGCCTGATATTTTTAAAGGAACTAGAAGAGGACAAAGAAAAGTTATCTTCTTCGTGGGACCTACAGGTAGCGGAAAAACAACTAGCATCGCAAAACTAGCCGCTAAGTACCATCTTCATATGGGAAAATCAGTGTCTCTGTACACAACTGATAACTACAGGATCGCGGCAATCGAGCAGTTAAAACGCTACGCGGATACCATGGAAATGCCTTTTTATGCTGTAAAAGATCTGAAACGTTTTCAGGAGACCCTGGCAAGGGATGGATCTGAGCTGATCTTAATAGATACTGCGGGTTATAGCCATCGCAATGTGGACCAGCTTAGTAAAATGTACGGATACCTTTCCGCTTTCGGAGAAAGGGACAACGTTGAAAATATCCTTGTATTATCCGCTACATCTTCGTATCATCACACCCACTCCGTAATGAAAGCCTACGAGCCCCTTGGTTTCCGTAGAATTTTATTAACTAAACTGGACGAAGCGGAATTTTTGGGTGGATTTCTGGAACTAGCCGATACACTTAATAAGGGTTTTACCCATTTAAGTGTTGGCCAAGAAGTTCCCTTCGATATGATCCCAGCGGAAAAACACCAACTCGCTGAATGCGCAGTAAATCCGGAAAAAATCATCGAGATCCGTGGAGAAGTATTCTCCGCTTAA